The Chondrinema litorale sequence TTGGTAAAGTAAATACATATGGAATTGATTTAGGCTTAAACTACTATTTTACTGATAAAGTGAGTGCAGTGTTCAACTATTCATACTTTAACTACTCAGTAGATGAGGATAACCTAGAAGATAATGATTTTAATAATGATGGCGTGGTAAATAAACTAGATGTATTGGTAAATGCACCAAACCACAAAGCTAGTTTAGGCATGTACTACAGAGGCAGCAAGTTTTTTGGAAATATCTTTACTCGTTGGGTGCAGGAATACGATTACTTCTCAAGTTTCCAAATAGCTGCTAAATCTCAAGATTTAGTATATAGAGGTGTACCAGTTGTAGAGAATGCAAGAAGTAAAGATGCTTTTAATTATGGTCCACTTGGAGGGTTTGTAAATGTAGATTTGGGTATGGGCTATCACATCAATTCTAATTTCACAGTATCTGGTCAAGTATCTAACCTGTTTGATTCTAAAATTAGAGAGTTTACAGCATCTCCATTTATTGGCAGATTGTACTCTGTTGAATTGAAAGTAAAATTACCTGGAATAGGAAGTAAGTAATACCAAGTAAAATAGCCTTCGCAAGTTTGATAAAAAAAACCGCCAGATATTTCTGGCGGTTTTTTGTTTATATAATTAAAGTATGAAATGTAATTAAACTTCCCAGCCTTTTCTGTAGGTTCTTCCTACAAATTGGTTGGCCTCTTCGAGGTTAGTGATTTTCATTTTTTCACCATCCCAGAGTAATTTTTTACGACCAAAGAACTCCATTTTACCATCGGCTGTTTCTTTTCTGAGCATATAGCTACGAATAGCCAAATTACCCATTAAAACAGTTTCTGTCATTGGGCCAGCATAATCAAATGAAGAAGTAAGACCTTTGTGCTCTGTACTATTAAATCCGGCTTTACAAGCATCTACCCACTTGCGTTGATGTCCATATTCTGGTTCATCATTTTTTTCTACTTCTGGGCCAAATTCTGTAGTGCCATCATTTAAATAGAGCTTAGGCATTAATGGTGAACTATCGTTGATGTTGGTAGAAATCAATCCTTTATCACCCAATATCAATACGCCATTAGAACCGCCTTTGCCTCCAATGTCATGGTCAGCAGGAATAATTTCTGGATGCGAAGGTTTAATACCACCATCGCTCCATGTCATCTCGATTGGAGACTTGGTTTTATCAGTAGCATCAAAATGTAATGTAATGAAAGAAGATGGAGGGCAACCTTCTGGATGGTAGTCTGGTGTCCACATTTGAGAGAAGATCGAACTCACACTACATTCTGCATCTTTCGGATACATCAATCCTAAAGTTCTAAAAGGTATGTCTATTAAGTGGCATCCAACATCACCTAAAGCACCTGTTCCGTATTCCCACCAGCCTCTCCAGTTAAATGGATGCAAGTTTGGTGTATAAGGTATTTTTTTAGATGGCCCTAACCATAAATCCCAATTAAGGTCAGCAGGTTTTTGGCTCTCATCTGGTGCTGGCATAGCGCCACCTTGCGGCCAAACAGGTCTGTTAGTCCAGATTTGTACTTTATGAATGTTTCCTATTACGCCAGAGTCCACCCATTTTTGAACCATTTTTAGCAGTTCGTTAGAACCACCTTGGTTACCCATTTGGCTCACAATTTTATGCTCTCTAGCCATCTCAGTAAGCATTCTAGCTTCTCTGATGTTGTGGGTCATAGGTTTTTGCACGTAAACATGCTTGCCTCTTTCCATAGCAAAGGCAGCAGCCGGACCATGCACGTGGTCTGGTGTAGAAATGGTTACCGCATCAATGTCTTTTTGTTTTTCAAGCATCTCTCTGTAATCTGCATAGAGTTTTGCTTTTGGGAATTTCTCAACTGAGGCTTTGGCTGAACCAGCAAAATCTACATCGCAAAGGGCAACAATATTTTCTCTACCATTTACAGATGCATTTCTAATGTCACTAGCTCCTTTTCCACCAGCGCCAATTGCAGCGATGTTTAGCTTATCACTAGGGGCGGTATATCCAACACCTCCAAGCACATGTCTGGGTACTATAAATACCGAAGAAGCTATTGCTCCTTTTTTTATAAAAGACCTGCGGGAATTGTCAGATTGTTCTGTCTTTTTTTCACTCATATTTATATCTGTTTAAATTGCTTTCAGTTAATTATCTCTTTTTTGAGTTTTATTGATACCCCGCTTCTCGTTTCACTCTCTCTTAAAGTTAAATAAATTAATAGAATCTGATTTGAAGATGAAGAAAAGAATCTGTGAAAGTAGATATCTTATAGATGAAATAAACCGATTTACTAGCAACCAGAACAATCTTTTAATGAAACTGCTGCATTTTACATAACACCAAACATATTTTTGATTCCGGTAATGATCATACTCACTCCTATTGCTCCTATAAAGAAGCCATTGAGTCTTAATAAAACTTCCATATTTTTATCAAAAGCTGTTTTCATGCGCTTTCCCTCTAAAGAATCTCGCAGCCTTTTTAATAGAAATATTGTTAAAAAATTTGTAAAGAAAACCACCACCAAAATAATGGAGCCAATTAAAGTTGTATGTCTATAAGAAACTATAATACTTAAAGAAATAGAACCAGCACCAACCATAAAAGGCAAAGCAATTTCCGATGCCAAATCGTCAAGGTCTTCTTTTATCATGATTAAAGCTTTTTGACCTTTTACGATAAATAAATAAGCATAAGAGAAAATGATAATTCCACCAAAAATTCTGAATGACTCAAAATCTATTTTAAAAACTGTTTCAAAGATATGTTCGCCAGTAAAAAAGAAGAACAAACAAATTACAAGTGAGATTATCGTGGCCTTAAAAATTACATTTATAAAATTTTTGTGGCTTAAATCTTTTCTTATCGGTTCCAGATACAGGAAAAGAGCAAAAGGATTAAGCATAACTAAAAATTCAATAATCGATGATGCCATTTGTTTATTTTAATTAAGGTTCAAAATTTGCATTTGCCACGCAAAACAAAACATGTTGTTTCATCAATCAAAAAAAATCATAATTAAAATGCCTCAGCTTTGTAGTTTCGAGTTATGAAAGGGGTATACTAATTGTATTAAATATTAAGAAATACTTAGTTTGACTATCATTAATCGAGCACTATTAAAAAATTATTATTACTCTCTTTTACCATAATCAGTATTACTATAACTAGTTGTAGTTCTATTTACATTTCTAAAACACCTACGGGGCAAACAAAGAAAACGACTAGCTCCACATCTGCTAAAGAAAATGCACCGGGGCAAGTGAAGAAGAGAACGGGTGCAAAGTCTGCCAAAGAATACGCGCCGGGTCAACAGAAGAAAAAGAATAAAGGTAAAAACTAAATAAGTATATAAAAGAAAAGGTATCCATCAGATACCTTTTTTATTGTCTATAGATTAATCTCTTGGTGGAGGATTTCCACCTCCTCTACGTGGCATTTTTAAACTATCGGCCGGATAATTGGCTTCTAAAAAATCCATTTGCGACTGAGCCCAATTAATCAAAGTAGTTTTTTGTTCTTCGGTTAAATGAGCCTCTTTGTGGAAACCCATCGCCGTGTATGAATCAAGCGGCATTTCGTTATGTTCGATTACTTCTGCGGTCTCTTCAAACTTATGGTTTTGAACTGCTATTGGTGCATTTGTAAATTCAGAAAAATTCAAGTGCCTTTTTCCATCTTTTATGTGGCCGTCTAACCACCATGCTACAGGTTGAATATTCGAATACCAAGGGTAATTAGTTTTGTTACTGTGACAGTCGTAACATGCTACAGAAAGAATCTGGTCAACATCATCTGGTAATTGATACTTTGTAGCTACACTAGCGGTTTGTACGTTTGAGTCATTTTTTTCTGGTCTAAAGAATTGAATAATAACCAGAATGGCTACTATTACTATTCCGATTTTCTTTCCCATGTTTGTAGTTATATTTTGATTACCTTTTAATATGAATTATCTATCATTAAAAAGTACAAGAAGTCGCAAATTGTTTGAATTTGAACGGAATAACAGGCATTCTTCAAAAAAAATAGCCATTAAGAATTTCTACTCAATAGCTATCTAAAATCAACCTGTTTGAATCGATTTATTATCTTAATTCACAAAATTGATAGTATCTATTGTTGTGATTTCACCTACTGAAACTGTTACATCTTCTACACTGATTGTTTCGTATCCACTTTCTTCTGTTGGAACTGCAACAACAGTATAAGTTCCGGCTTCTAAAGCTCTTAGCAAATACTCACCATTTTCGTTCGGATAGGTAGACACACTATCACTATTCATAATTCCATAAACTACTGTGTTTACATCTGCTGGGTCTACAACACCATTAATTGCACCTGTAAGTGCTTCCATTTTAGCTCTAATTACTGGCTTAAGATTGTAGTTGCCAGAGTTGCCTGCTTTAACGACTGATTTAGCAGCATCAAAATCTATTACTAGTTTGTAAGTAATACCTCCTTCAACTTCTTGATGAATGTTGAGTTTAAGACCACTTTGGCTGCCAGATGGCACTTTTAAATCTACATTACTACCATCGATGGTTAATTCGTTGCCATCTCCTAGTATTAATCTAATTTGGCTAATTTTACCAGCCGGTAATTCTATTTCTCCAAGAAATGCTTCTTCACCATTGGTTAGTGTCAATAAATCGTAAACTCCTAGTTCTGAACCTTCTAAAGACTGCCAGCCACTTTCATCATCTTCGTCTTCATTTACATTAATCTGTACGTCTTCGATATCGATTAAAACAGCTTCGTAGTCAGCAGGAGCATCGATTAAGCTCACTTGAATCTTCGCATTTTGATCATTTTCATCATCGCAAGAAGCGAAAAACAGTAAACTGATAGTGCAAAATAAGGTAGCTTTTAGGATTCTAAATTTGTTCATAAATGATAGTTTAAAATAAGTAATTTTAGTTGCTTATTAATTTAAAATAGCTTGTTCTGTTAACTATCATTTACAAGCTCTGTGACCATTCTAAAATAAAACTATGTATAAACATTAATTAGATTAGTTTTAAAATAATTAATAATTAATAATTAGCACAAAGTATTTAAAAATTAGAAATAAAGCGAATAAGAGGCTTTTATAAAAAAATAACAGGTGCTGTTTTTTTTGAAACAAGCACCTGCCTTATCCTGATTAATTTCAAAGCTGAATGAATCTCATTAAATTAAATTGATGAAAATGGCAACAGTTTGTATATCTACTTAATTCGAAACTCGCTTTTGCTCCTCTTCTGAACCTACTGTTCGCTTTCTAGATTTTTTAATTTTTTGGTTACCAAACTTCTGAGTAAAAGAGACTGTAAATATGCGTTTGTTTGGTTTCCATCTCCCTGTAAAAGTGAAAGAGGCATCATCAAAAGTTCGCCATCTGTATTGCGTGGTTTCGAATATGTCGTTGCAAGAAAGTCTGAGTGTACTTCCTTTATTAAATTCTTTTTGCACACCAAGATTTACAAAACCTCTGGCTAGCCAATTAAAGTAACCATTTATTCTTGGTGATATATAAAACATAGCTAGCTCTAGGCTAAAGTTTTTTGGAAGCAAAAAAGTATGCGTACTATTTACTTGTAGCCCGTTTTGTATGCTTTCGTAATATTCGCTGTTAAGCGTAGTGCT is a genomic window containing:
- a CDS encoding Gfo/Idh/MocA family protein is translated as MSEKKTEQSDNSRRSFIKKGAIASSVFIVPRHVLGGVGYTAPSDKLNIAAIGAGGKGASDIRNASVNGRENIVALCDVDFAGSAKASVEKFPKAKLYADYREMLEKQKDIDAVTISTPDHVHGPAAAFAMERGKHVYVQKPMTHNIREARMLTEMAREHKIVSQMGNQGGSNELLKMVQKWVDSGVIGNIHKVQIWTNRPVWPQGGAMPAPDESQKPADLNWDLWLGPSKKIPYTPNLHPFNWRGWWEYGTGALGDVGCHLIDIPFRTLGLMYPKDAECSVSSIFSQMWTPDYHPEGCPPSSFITLHFDATDKTKSPIEMTWSDGGIKPSHPEIIPADHDIGGKGGSNGVLILGDKGLISTNINDSSPLMPKLYLNDGTTEFGPEVEKNDEPEYGHQRKWVDACKAGFNSTEHKGLTSSFDYAGPMTETVLMGNLAIRSYMLRKETADGKMEFFGRKKLLWDGEKMKITNLEEANQFVGRTYRKGWEV
- a CDS encoding MarC family protein translates to MASSIIEFLVMLNPFALFLYLEPIRKDLSHKNFINVIFKATIISLVICLFFFFTGEHIFETVFKIDFESFRIFGGIIIFSYAYLFIVKGQKALIMIKEDLDDLASEIALPFMVGAGSISLSIIVSYRHTTLIGSIILVVVFFTNFLTIFLLKRLRDSLEGKRMKTAFDKNMEVLLRLNGFFIGAIGVSMIITGIKNMFGVM
- a CDS encoding heme-binding domain-containing protein; translated protein: MGKKIGIVIVAILVIIQFFRPEKNDSNVQTASVATKYQLPDDVDQILSVACYDCHSNKTNYPWYSNIQPVAWWLDGHIKDGKRHLNFSEFTNAPIAVQNHKFEETAEVIEHNEMPLDSYTAMGFHKEAHLTEEQKTTLINWAQSQMDFLEANYPADSLKMPRRGGGNPPPRD
- a CDS encoding DUF4382 domain-containing protein; the protein is MNKFRILKATLFCTISLLFFASCDDENDQNAKIQVSLIDAPADYEAVLIDIEDVQINVNEDEDDESGWQSLEGSELGVYDLLTLTNGEEAFLGEIELPAGKISQIRLILGDGNELTIDGSNVDLKVPSGSQSGLKLNIHQEVEGGITYKLVIDFDAAKSVVKAGNSGNYNLKPVIRAKMEALTGAINGVVDPADVNTVVYGIMNSDSVSTYPNENGEYLLRALEAGTYTVVAVPTEESGYETISVEDVTVSVGEITTIDTINFVN